The following proteins are encoded in a genomic region of Planococcus lenghuensis:
- a CDS encoding M15 family metallopeptidase, whose protein sequence is MATRYKKNKRKNVSVYIWSILIILLTAGAAGAGAWLGVYAAQQSASQPEVTEETGGIAVTEETEQPEEEEKQPVPEEGTEEAPETEDPLIEEPAEEEPVTEELPVDRTIYPEEIEPPAEPTIIQGVLLANKQYPLPEDYAPGENAEARAAFEQMAAAAEQEGIELVAFSTYRSFARQKELYEGYAARDGAAAADRYSARPGHSEHQTGLAFDIGEEGQEENWASSSFGETAGGEWLADNAHKFGFILRYPEGKEKITGYMYESWHFRYVGEEIATAIHEQGLTLEEYLDI, encoded by the coding sequence ATGGCAACTCGTTACAAAAAAAACAAACGAAAAAATGTTTCCGTCTACATATGGAGCATATTGATTATTCTGCTCACGGCCGGTGCTGCAGGCGCGGGTGCCTGGCTCGGTGTGTATGCTGCACAGCAGTCAGCCAGCCAGCCGGAAGTCACAGAAGAAACTGGAGGGATTGCTGTGACTGAAGAAACGGAACAGCCGGAGGAAGAAGAGAAGCAGCCGGTACCGGAAGAGGGAACGGAGGAAGCGCCGGAGACTGAAGACCCGCTCATAGAAGAGCCGGCAGAGGAAGAACCGGTTACTGAAGAACTGCCGGTCGACCGGACGATATATCCGGAAGAGATTGAACCGCCAGCGGAACCGACGATTATCCAGGGGGTACTGCTTGCCAATAAACAATATCCGTTGCCCGAGGATTATGCGCCAGGTGAAAACGCTGAAGCCCGGGCGGCATTTGAGCAGATGGCTGCCGCTGCCGAGCAGGAGGGCATAGAACTGGTTGCATTCAGCACCTATCGAAGCTTCGCCAGACAAAAGGAATTGTATGAGGGCTATGCTGCCAGAGACGGAGCGGCGGCAGCTGATCGCTACAGTGCCCGTCCTGGTCACTCTGAGCACCAGACTGGACTGGCATTCGATATCGGTGAAGAAGGACAGGAGGAAAACTGGGCTTCCTCTTCATTCGGCGAAACGGCCGGCGGCGAATGGCTTGCCGATAACGCCCATAAATTCGGCTTCATCCTTCGCTATCCGGAAGGGAAGGAAAAAATCACTGGCTATATGTATGAATCCTGGCATTTCCGGTATGTCGGTGAAGAAATTGCAACTGCGATTCATGAGCAGGGACTGACACTTGAGGAATACTTGGATATTTAA
- the cls gene encoding cardiolipin synthase: MELTLAITTILATATFIINIMLALTLVFLERRDAASTWAWILVLFFLPILGFFIYLLLGRRLRRKTLFRWEGRKKIGLENLIEYQMEALKNDTFKFRSPDAEVYQELIYLHLRNNGAVLTQDNAVRVFNDGREKFDALLEDIRHAKHHIHVQYYIFRLDGLGMEIYDALLAKAHQGVKVRVLYDDMGSRTLHKRHFKTLIQEGGEVETFFPAFLPLINPRLNYRNHRKIVVIDGCIGYVGGFNVGDEYLGLNQRFGYWRDTHLRIEGSAVHPLQTRFILDWNQASAQQDIEYAETYFPVITEKGNTAVQIVSSGPDSEWEQIKDGYLKMITEADEYVYIQTPYFIPDPSFYDAIRISAMSGIDVRIMIPNKPDHPLVYWATYSYAGQLLRAGAKVYIYENGFLHTKMIIADGKVATVGTANIDVRSFKLNFEVNAFIYDDHVAKTLAAMFHQDMELSSELTYEVYKSRTRMIKTKESLALLLSPIL, encoded by the coding sequence ATGGAATTGACGTTAGCGATCACTACGATACTGGCAACGGCCACCTTCATCATCAACATCATGCTGGCGCTGACGCTGGTCTTCCTGGAAAGACGGGATGCCGCTTCCACGTGGGCATGGATTCTCGTTCTTTTTTTCCTTCCGATTTTAGGCTTCTTCATCTACCTTCTACTCGGTCGCCGGCTTCGCAGGAAAACGCTGTTCCGATGGGAAGGCCGAAAAAAGATCGGACTTGAGAACCTGATCGAGTACCAGATGGAAGCACTTAAAAATGATACCTTTAAATTCCGCAGCCCTGATGCGGAAGTCTATCAGGAGCTGATCTATCTCCATCTCCGGAACAATGGGGCAGTGTTGACCCAGGATAACGCTGTCCGTGTCTTCAATGACGGGCGCGAGAAGTTTGATGCACTCCTTGAAGACATCCGGCATGCCAAGCATCATATCCATGTCCAATACTATATTTTCCGGCTGGATGGACTCGGTATGGAAATTTATGATGCCTTGCTTGCTAAAGCCCATCAAGGTGTCAAAGTTCGCGTTCTCTACGATGATATGGGTTCCCGAACATTGCATAAGCGGCATTTTAAAACGCTGATTCAGGAAGGCGGCGAGGTGGAAACGTTTTTTCCGGCTTTCTTGCCGCTCATCAATCCCCGGCTGAATTACCGGAATCACCGGAAAATTGTTGTAATCGATGGCTGTATTGGTTATGTCGGCGGTTTTAACGTGGGTGATGAATACCTGGGGCTGAATCAGCGCTTCGGATACTGGCGGGACACCCACCTCCGGATTGAAGGAAGTGCCGTCCATCCGCTTCAGACCCGCTTCATTCTTGATTGGAATCAGGCTTCTGCCCAGCAGGATATCGAGTATGCCGAGACGTACTTTCCCGTCATTACAGAAAAAGGGAATACTGCTGTTCAGATTGTATCAAGCGGGCCGGATTCAGAGTGGGAACAAATTAAGGACGGTTACTTAAAAATGATTACGGAAGCGGACGAATATGTCTACATCCAGACGCCTTACTTCATTCCGGATCCCAGCTTCTACGATGCTATCCGTATTTCTGCCATGTCGGGTATCGATGTCCGGATTATGATTCCGAATAAGCCGGATCACCCGCTTGTGTACTGGGCGACTTACTCTTACGCAGGGCAATTGCTGCGGGCTGGGGCCAAAGTTTATATTTATGAAAATGGCTTCCTGCATACGAAAATGATTATCGCTGATGGCAAAGTGGCTACGGTCGGAACCGCCAATATCGATGTGCGCAGCTTCAAACTGAACTTTGAAGTCAACGCATTCATCTATGACGACCACGTGGCTAAGACGCTGGCCGCCATGTTCCATCAAGATATGGAATTGTCTTCTGAACTGACTTATGAAGTTTATAAATCCCGAACCCGAATGATCAAAACAAAAGAATCACTTGCACTTCTTCTTTCCCCTATCCTGTGA
- a CDS encoding 3-phenylpropionate MFS transporter, which yields MDNQKWLSQNFFAFFFTWGVFLPYWTGWLTNDKGLSVVDASVIMGAGMVARAVSTLVLFPLATRYLPLSNVLRWFVALSLASFIFYLFFDTYTALFVITVVFNLFYPNLLPATESGASILMQAERVNYGHSRSFGSLGYTIALLLVGGAVAVWQEEAILWLMFGGLILMAAVQFQRAPAVLLTSPSLERSGNYALAELIRRPVFLIALSAAVLLQGAHASYYNYGFIYLQDLGVSGIYIGVILNIAVLIEILFFAKADSLFAKWSISSMFLLAGIGSIVRWLMIFLFPSVWVFILSQTLHAVSFGVAHFAFIRFIFRELPARHIPAAQGLYAAFAMSLSIALLTFLGGYLYEWSPGLAFLGMAVFSSPAVLIVLCFRSQLDARGD from the coding sequence ATGGATAATCAAAAGTGGCTATCGCAAAATTTTTTCGCATTCTTCTTTACGTGGGGCGTCTTTCTTCCTTACTGGACGGGCTGGCTGACAAATGACAAAGGACTGAGCGTGGTGGACGCCAGTGTCATTATGGGTGCCGGTATGGTGGCACGGGCGGTTTCCACACTTGTGCTGTTCCCGCTTGCAACCCGGTACTTGCCCTTAAGCAATGTACTTCGCTGGTTCGTTGCCTTGTCCCTTGCTTCTTTTATTTTCTATCTCTTTTTTGATACATACACAGCGTTATTCGTCATTACAGTCGTTTTCAATTTATTTTACCCGAATTTGCTTCCAGCGACAGAAAGCGGTGCATCCATTCTCATGCAGGCCGAGCGGGTCAATTACGGGCACAGCCGATCGTTCGGTTCACTGGGATATACGATTGCCTTATTGCTGGTCGGCGGTGCTGTCGCTGTCTGGCAGGAGGAAGCGATTCTTTGGCTGATGTTTGGCGGTCTTATACTGATGGCAGCGGTCCAGTTTCAGCGGGCTCCGGCTGTGCTCCTGACTTCACCGTCTCTTGAACGCTCAGGAAATTATGCCCTTGCAGAATTGATCAGGCGGCCTGTTTTTTTAATCGCGCTCAGCGCCGCTGTCTTACTGCAGGGCGCTCATGCTTCTTATTATAATTATGGCTTTATCTACTTGCAGGACCTGGGTGTCAGTGGTATTTACATCGGTGTCATCCTGAATATTGCAGTCCTGATCGAAATTCTCTTTTTCGCCAAGGCTGATTCCTTGTTTGCGAAATGGTCCATCTCTTCCATGTTTTTGCTGGCAGGCATTGGTTCTATTGTTCGCTGGCTGATGATTTTCCTGTTCCCTTCCGTCTGGGTGTTCATTCTTTCCCAAACGCTTCACGCCGTATCATTCGGCGTTGCGCATTTTGCTTTTATCCGATTCATCTTCCGGGAACTGCCGGCCCGTCATATTCCGGCTGCCCAAGGGCTGTATGCAGCATTCGCTATGAGTCTGAGCATCGCCCTCCTTACTTTCCTTGGCGGTTATTTATATGAATGGTCTCCGGGCCTCGCTTTTCTCGGGATGGCAGTCTTTTCTTCTCCTGCGGTCCTGATCGTTCTGTGCTTTCGGTCGCAGCTTGATGCCCGTGGAGATTGA
- a CDS encoding squalene/phytoene synthase family protein: MSQNAKLQKEATAILKDTSRTFFIPISFLDGRLKSTVASAYLCMRAIDEIEDHPEIPSDAKQRMLRETARLLAAPSFDEPAYIQLIKPYDQLLPPVTLRLGDWIRLCPEGIALQVKQSTAEMAEGMAKWAEKGWNIQTKEDLDDYTYYVAGLVGSMLSDIWRWHDGTETDRQLAIGFGRGLQAVNVLRNVDEDAERGVSFIPDGWSRQDLFEYARKNLAQADKYVISIKNRRIVLFCKLPLKLAHSTLKSLEAGKEKMTRSEVEAVVKEVQQET, translated from the coding sequence ATGAGCCAAAATGCCAAGCTTCAGAAAGAAGCGACCGCTATACTGAAAGACACAAGTCGGACATTTTTCATTCCGATCAGTTTTCTCGACGGCCGACTGAAGTCGACCGTTGCCTCTGCTTATCTCTGCATGCGGGCAATTGATGAGATTGAAGATCACCCGGAAATACCGTCAGATGCCAAACAGCGGATGCTGCGGGAGACGGCCCGGCTCCTTGCAGCTCCCTCGTTTGATGAACCTGCATACATACAATTGATCAAACCTTATGATCAGCTTTTGCCGCCGGTCACTCTCCGGCTCGGAGACTGGATCCGCTTGTGCCCTGAAGGCATTGCACTGCAAGTAAAACAGTCAACAGCAGAAATGGCGGAAGGCATGGCCAAATGGGCGGAAAAAGGCTGGAACATTCAAACGAAAGAAGATCTGGATGATTATACGTATTATGTCGCCGGACTCGTCGGTTCGATGCTGTCCGATATTTGGCGCTGGCACGACGGGACTGAGACCGACCGTCAGCTTGCCATTGGATTCGGACGCGGGCTGCAGGCAGTCAATGTGCTCAGGAATGTTGATGAAGATGCCGAACGGGGCGTAAGCTTTATACCGGATGGCTGGTCACGGCAGGATTTGTTTGAGTATGCCCGAAAGAATCTGGCACAAGCGGACAAATATGTGATCTCGATTAAGAACCGGCGTATTGTTCTATTCTGCAAATTGCCGCTGAAACTGGCGCATAGTACACTTAAATCGCTGGAAGCGGGCAAGGAAAAGATGACACGCAGTGAAGTTGAAGCAGTCGTCAAGGAAGTCCAGCAGGAGACATGA
- a CDS encoding helix-turn-helix transcriptional regulator: MNTIPAPTIQDTISKLFMIENEALGRYEGLENFFEIETQLIYEIHHLEKERAKKSLRRIIDLISNRSGKKMIHAVRNYYIVLSSIMARKLYETQVPPKKAFAFNAACVEIVENRMNDSEFLLVADELIEFFVSILSERKQPSFTHQTVNKVVMYINDEVERDLSVEDIAKHFHISTSHLSRIFREHAGITLVEYLNVRRVEESQYYLRHSNKSIAAISNQFHFCNQSYFTRIFKKYSGVTPKQFRDSQQIPYFRFTLPTGK; encoded by the coding sequence ATGAATACCATACCCGCACCTACTATTCAAGACACGATTTCAAAGCTGTTCATGATTGAAAACGAAGCACTCGGACGATATGAGGGCCTGGAGAATTTTTTCGAAATTGAAACGCAGCTGATCTATGAAATCCACCACTTGGAAAAAGAGCGAGCAAAGAAGAGCCTGAGACGGATCATTGATCTGATTTCAAACCGGTCAGGCAAGAAAATGATTCATGCAGTACGCAATTACTACATAGTCCTGTCCTCCATCATGGCAAGAAAACTGTATGAAACACAAGTTCCGCCCAAAAAAGCATTCGCGTTCAATGCTGCATGTGTGGAAATCGTTGAAAACCGCATGAATGATTCGGAATTTCTGCTCGTCGCGGATGAGCTGATCGAATTTTTTGTGTCGATTCTCTCTGAACGAAAACAGCCGTCTTTTACGCATCAGACCGTCAATAAAGTGGTCATGTATATCAATGATGAAGTGGAGCGCGATCTATCGGTTGAGGATATTGCGAAACACTTCCACATCAGCACAAGCCACTTGTCCCGGATCTTCAGGGAACATGCAGGCATTACATTGGTCGAGTATTTGAACGTGCGGCGGGTGGAGGAATCCCAGTATTATTTACGCCATTCCAACAAGAGCATCGCAGCCATTTCAAATCAGTTCCATTTCTGCAATCAGAGTTACTTTACACGCATTTTCAAAAAGTATTCCGGCGTGACGCCAAAGCAGTTCCGGGACAGTCAGCAAATCCCGTATTTCCGCTTTACACTGCCAACAGGAAAATGA
- a CDS encoding GNAT family N-acetyltransferase, with product MEWKAYRFNELTINELHDIFRLRVNVFVVEQNCAYPEVDGLDPHCTHLVAKTGGRIAAYARLVPGGLKGELPAIGRVIVVPEARGTGLGRELVQRSRDFIINEWEEKEIFLQGQSHLEAFYASLGFESVSAEYLDDGIPHIDMKFSKN from the coding sequence ATGGAATGGAAAGCATACCGGTTTAATGAACTGACAATAAATGAATTGCACGATATATTCCGGCTGCGGGTCAATGTATTCGTGGTTGAACAGAATTGTGCGTATCCGGAAGTGGACGGACTTGATCCGCACTGCACGCATCTCGTGGCGAAAACAGGCGGTCGCATTGCAGCGTATGCCCGGCTGGTGCCGGGCGGTTTAAAAGGAGAACTGCCGGCGATCGGTCGGGTCATTGTTGTGCCTGAAGCCCGCGGGACAGGACTGGGCCGGGAACTGGTTCAGCGAAGCAGGGACTTTATCATAAATGAATGGGAGGAAAAGGAGATTTTCCTGCAGGGTCAATCGCATTTGGAAGCATTTTATGCATCACTCGGGTTCGAGTCGGTTTCTGCTGAATATCTTGATGACGGCATCCCGCATATCGATATGAAATTCTCTAAAAACTGA
- a CDS encoding HAD-IIB family hydrolase: MYGATHILATDLDGTLVGDPEALQQLWTFYKEQTYEVALVYVTGRHFRSALSLIAAEELPVPDVLVTDVGTEIRTAPAFEEDRQWKQKMQQDWMPKDISRIAERIPDLVPQQLPVNCRQSYTVNSDRPVELFEQELRQASIPHKLIFSSGRDVDVLPAGSGKGQALRYAIRKFGVQDARILIAGDSGNDLDMLTLGYPAVMVGNAQEELLAAERHPCLFRASRRCAGGIHEAWVHFHS; this comes from the coding sequence ATGTACGGAGCAACACATATTTTGGCGACCGATTTGGACGGGACGCTAGTGGGCGATCCTGAAGCACTCCAACAATTATGGACTTTCTATAAAGAGCAGACCTATGAAGTGGCGCTTGTCTATGTGACTGGCCGCCACTTCCGTTCTGCTCTTTCTCTTATAGCAGCTGAAGAGCTGCCCGTTCCCGATGTCCTCGTTACAGATGTCGGCACGGAAATTCGGACAGCCCCGGCATTTGAGGAAGACAGGCAATGGAAACAAAAGATGCAGCAGGACTGGATGCCAAAGGATATTTCGCGTATCGCGGAAAGAATTCCGGATTTAGTGCCCCAGCAGCTTCCGGTCAACTGCCGGCAGTCCTATACAGTGAACAGCGACCGGCCAGTTGAATTATTTGAACAGGAACTCCGGCAAGCCTCCATTCCGCATAAGCTCATTTTCTCCAGCGGCCGCGACGTGGATGTCCTTCCGGCCGGCAGCGGCAAAGGACAGGCGCTTCGCTATGCCATCCGGAAGTTCGGCGTTCAGGATGCCCGCATTCTCATAGCAGGCGATTCCGGGAACGATCTCGACATGCTGACGCTTGGCTATCCGGCTGTCATGGTCGGTAACGCCCAGGAAGAACTGCTTGCAGCAGAAAGGCATCCCTGCCTCTTCAGAGCCTCCCGTCGCTGCGCCGGCGGGATTCATGAAGCCTGGGTGCACTTTCATTCATAA
- a CDS encoding diacylglycerol/lipid kinase family protein — protein MKRAMFIINPSSGKEEAPVYKELVIEALSRMGFETELRETAKEGDATRFAADACKNEFDFVMAMGGDGTINESVAGLAEQSHKPLFSFIPLGTVNDFARALGISLDPEEAIAALETGVVKKVDIAKAGERYFMNILALGALAEATYHVTPEQKTKLGTFAYLLEGLKALTHDEETYFEIEHDQGRWEGEAKLVLAALTNSVGGFERLAPDAQPDDGLLHLYIVKNAALPAFIRMAGELVIGRLEHDPSVDVIHAKSVSVKTKEPLDCNIDGEAGFKTPFTIEVLPKHIEVLVPPEKAE, from the coding sequence GTGAAAAGAGCTATGTTTATTATAAACCCCTCTTCCGGAAAAGAGGAAGCCCCTGTTTACAAGGAATTGGTAATTGAAGCGCTGTCCAGAATGGGATTCGAAACGGAACTCAGGGAAACGGCAAAAGAAGGGGACGCCACCCGGTTCGCGGCCGATGCCTGCAAAAATGAATTTGACTTTGTTATGGCAATGGGCGGGGATGGCACGATCAATGAATCAGTGGCGGGGCTTGCTGAACAATCACATAAACCGCTGTTTTCATTCATCCCGCTTGGGACGGTGAATGATTTTGCGCGGGCGCTCGGTATTTCACTGGATCCTGAAGAAGCAATCGCTGCACTCGAGACCGGTGTCGTTAAAAAAGTGGATATCGCCAAGGCCGGGGAGCGATATTTTATGAATATACTGGCGCTTGGCGCACTGGCTGAAGCCACATACCATGTCACACCTGAACAAAAAACGAAACTAGGGACGTTCGCTTATCTGCTGGAAGGGCTGAAAGCGCTGACGCATGATGAAGAAACGTATTTTGAAATCGAGCATGATCAGGGAAGGTGGGAAGGTGAAGCGAAACTTGTGCTGGCTGCGTTAACCAATTCAGTCGGGGGATTCGAGCGACTCGCCCCTGATGCGCAGCCGGATGACGGACTGCTGCATCTCTATATTGTGAAAAATGCTGCACTTCCTGCATTTATACGGATGGCCGGGGAGCTGGTAATAGGCAGACTGGAACATGACCCTTCAGTCGACGTGATTCACGCCAAATCCGTATCGGTTAAAACAAAGGAACCGCTGGACTGCAATATCGATGGGGAGGCTGGATTCAAGACACCTTTCACAATTGAAGTGCTGCCCAAGCATATTGAGGTACTGGTTCCGCCGGAAAAAGCTGAATAG
- a CDS encoding MFS transporter translates to MRFFIYVIIFFAFFDLFAQLPVISPFAGTLGASPFLTGLAVGIYSFANTGGNMVSGILADRRGPYTVLLIGLFTTGIALFLYQFAASPSGLLLIRFIHGMAAGLIIPAAFTYAANKTGTQARGRNGAVAGAFIGLAAIIGPAFSAVTAAATNVPFVMSITGTALLIIAVAAAFLLKRLPGAAQKNTNSEGDTAARAVFSSGLVLSYTGAFFLMFSQGVLAYMLPLRAIALGFGTETGGLLLSVFGLAAIAVFALPVNRVFDMVPPVYTMTGGLAIMGGSLFVLSGAETLPFLYSSMASYGVGFAFLFPSINSLLIDSTTAASRGKAYGLFYACFSIGVVAGSGITGALELTAGSGFILSGSLLLALALSGFLFKNRVALPE, encoded by the coding sequence ATGCGTTTTTTTATTTACGTTATTATTTTCTTTGCCTTTTTTGATTTATTTGCTCAGTTGCCTGTCATCAGTCCGTTCGCCGGAACCCTTGGTGCCAGCCCCTTTCTGACCGGGCTGGCCGTCGGCATTTACTCGTTCGCCAACACCGGCGGCAATATGGTTTCCGGCATCCTGGCAGATCGGCGCGGTCCTTATACCGTACTGCTTATCGGACTCTTTACGACCGGGATCGCCCTTTTTCTGTATCAGTTTGCTGCAAGTCCTTCCGGTCTGCTGTTGATCCGCTTTATTCATGGAATGGCAGCCGGTCTGATTATCCCTGCAGCTTTTACTTATGCTGCCAATAAAACCGGCACACAAGCCCGGGGCAGAAACGGCGCCGTTGCCGGAGCCTTCATCGGGCTGGCCGCCATCATAGGACCGGCATTCAGTGCAGTAACAGCTGCAGCCACAAATGTACCATTCGTGATGTCCATTACCGGCACTGCATTACTCATCATCGCGGTTGCTGCTGCTTTCTTGCTGAAACGCCTCCCGGGTGCCGCACAAAAGAACACGAATAGCGAAGGAGATACAGCCGCACGCGCTGTCTTTTCTTCAGGGCTCGTCCTTTCATACACCGGTGCGTTCTTCCTCATGTTCTCTCAAGGGGTTCTGGCCTATATGCTGCCGCTCCGGGCAATCGCACTCGGATTCGGCACTGAAACCGGCGGACTGCTTTTGAGCGTATTCGGACTGGCTGCCATTGCGGTGTTTGCACTGCCGGTGAACCGTGTCTTTGATATGGTGCCGCCTGTCTATACGATGACCGGCGGACTGGCAATCATGGGAGGTTCCCTGTTTGTGCTGAGCGGTGCAGAAACGCTCCCCTTTTTATACAGTTCCATGGCGTCGTATGGTGTCGGCTTTGCTTTTCTGTTCCCGTCGATCAATTCACTGCTGATCGATTCGACCACTGCCGCTTCCCGCGGCAAAGCATATGGGTTATTCTATGCCTGCTTTTCAATCGGCGTTGTAGCCGGCTCCGGAATTACCGGGGCACTTGAATTGACCGCAGGCAGCGGCTTCATCCTGAGCGGCAGCCTGCTTCTGGCACTGGCGCTGTCCGGGTTTCTTTTCAAAAACCGGGTGGCCTTGCCTGAATAA
- a CDS encoding GNAT family N-acetyltransferase, producing MIRPGTEQDIGAVQEIARQSWRSTYADILPVQVQQIALDKSYSSVMMQKRIERTILLIAEHEGSPIGFANFTKVDEDGDAELIAMHIKTEFQRNGYGTQLMSYGIEQLAGGRQLSAFVEADNEIARCFYEANGFVFIQEFEELLEGYPVYTAEYILSLQHEKTPAL from the coding sequence ATGATTCGTCCGGGAACGGAACAGGACATCGGCGCAGTTCAAGAGATTGCCCGGCAGAGCTGGCGCAGCACCTATGCAGACATTCTTCCTGTCCAGGTCCAGCAGATAGCGCTGGATAAGTCTTATTCAAGCGTGATGATGCAAAAACGGATTGAACGAACAATTCTACTTATAGCTGAACATGAAGGCAGTCCGATCGGATTCGCCAATTTCACAAAAGTGGATGAAGATGGAGATGCAGAACTGATCGCCATGCATATAAAAACAGAATTTCAGCGGAATGGTTATGGCACTCAGCTGATGTCGTACGGCATAGAACAGCTTGCAGGCGGCAGGCAGCTGTCCGCCTTTGTTGAAGCTGATAATGAAATAGCCCGTTGCTTTTATGAAGCGAACGGATTCGTCTTTATTCAGGAATTCGAGGAGTTGCTGGAAGGCTATCCTGTCTACACAGCCGAATATATCCTTTCCTTGCAGCATGAAAAAACACCTGCGCTTTAA
- the yidC gene encoding membrane protein insertase YidC, translating into MNKKMGLLLTLLASLLVLSGCSAIENQEGFFYSFFVRPFDWALTYLGDLFGGSYGLAIIAITVVIRLILMPFMLNTYKRQQAMKVKMDAMRPEMEDIQKRLKETKDREEQMKIQQEMMGLYKKYEVNPLNMGCLPALVQMPIVMGLYFAILYSPDVRSHEFLWFNLGEADIIMALIAGVVYYFQARVSLWTMPEQQKKQMAMFIYLSPAMILIISFTSLAALPLYWAVGGLILIFQTYIGRKFYQQHPEKAVEDAS; encoded by the coding sequence TTGAATAAAAAAATGGGGTTACTGTTGACGCTGCTCGCTTCATTGCTCGTGTTGAGCGGTTGTTCGGCTATTGAAAACCAGGAAGGGTTCTTCTACAGCTTCTTTGTGCGTCCCTTCGATTGGGCACTGACTTATTTGGGTGATTTGTTTGGCGGGAGTTATGGTCTTGCAATTATCGCCATCACGGTTGTAATCCGGCTTATTTTGATGCCATTCATGCTGAATACGTATAAGCGCCAGCAGGCGATGAAAGTGAAGATGGATGCAATGCGTCCGGAAATGGAAGACATTCAGAAGCGGCTGAAAGAAACGAAAGACCGTGAAGAGCAGATGAAGATCCAGCAGGAAATGATGGGGCTGTATAAGAAATACGAGGTCAACCCGTTGAATATGGGCTGTCTGCCGGCACTTGTCCAAATGCCGATCGTCATGGGGCTGTATTTTGCGATCCTGTATTCACCGGATGTCAGAAGCCATGAATTCCTGTGGTTCAATCTGGGCGAGGCGGATATCATCATGGCTTTGATTGCCGGTGTGGTGTATTACTTCCAGGCGCGTGTATCACTCTGGACCATGCCTGAACAGCAAAAGAAACAAATGGCTATGTTCATTTACTTGTCCCCGGCAATGATTCTGATTATCTCATTCACGTCGCTTGCAGCACTGCCGCTTTACTGGGCAGTCGGCGGTCTGATCCTGATTTTCCAGACCTACATTGGCCGGAAGTTTTATCAACAGCATCCGGAAAAAGCAGTGGAAGACGCAAGTTGA